The uncultured Dysgonomonas sp. genome contains the following window.
CACAAATATAAGTAAAAAAAGCAACCCCGAAAGGTTGCTTTTCTAATATAATAAACACTAATCTATTAATAACGAGCTTCTACAGCACTCCAATCGATTATTTTCCACAATTCGGCAAGATGGTCTGCACGACGGTTCTGGTAATCAAGATAATAAGCATGTTCCCATACGTCGAATCCCAAAAGTGGAGTCAAGCCCTTTGTAATAGGGTTTCCTGCATTAGGTTCTTTTGTAATTTCCAGATTGCCTGCATTGTCTTTAGCCAGCCATACCCAGCCCGAGCCGAATACTGCTGTACCTGCTGTAACAAATTCTTTTTTGAAGCTTTCGAACGAACCCCATTTTTTGTTTATGGCTTCAGCAAGTTTTCCTTTAGGTTCTCCACCACCATTAGGGCTGAAAGAAAGGAAATATATATTGTGGTTTAATGTCTGTCCTGCATTGTTGAAAATAGCGCCGTCACTTTCCTTTACAATTGTTTCAAGATCTGCATTTTCAAATTTTGTTCCGGGAACAAGATTATTCAGATTTGTTATATAAGTCTGAAGGTGCTTACCATAATGTAACTCGATAGTCTGTTGGCTTATAACCGGTTCTAAAGCATTTGTTGCATATGGCAACTTTGGTAATTCAAATTTCATAGCTTTTGTTTTTTGATTGTTATTATTATCGTTGTTTATATTTTGTGCTTTTATATTACCAATAAGTAATACAGAGAGCGTTAGACACGTAAAAAATATCCTTTTCATAAACTTCTGTTTTTTAGTGTGTATGCAAATTTAACAATCTTAATCCGATATTTGTTTAACAATTGGCTGATAATTATCATAAATTGTTTTTAAGGGTTTATCGCCAAAATCTATAAGTATTGACTA
Protein-coding sequences here:
- a CDS encoding superoxide dismutase encodes the protein MKFELPKLPYATNALEPVISQQTIELHYGKHLQTYITNLNNLVPGTKFENADLETIVKESDGAIFNNAGQTLNHNIYFLSFSPNGGGEPKGKLAEAINKKWGSFESFKKEFVTAGTAVFGSGWVWLAKDNAGNLEITKEPNAGNPITKGLTPLLGFDVWEHAYYLDYQNRRADHLAELWKIIDWSAVEARY